From the Clavibacter phaseoli genome, one window contains:
- a CDS encoding ABC transporter ATP-binding protein, translated as MSAHANGADPIVPILEVSGLGVDFWVGDEWIPAAVDIDYKVNPGEVLAIVGESGSGKSVSSMSLLGLLPKNGRVQGSAKLKGVEMVGADQATLRKARGNDIAVIFQEPMTALNPVYTVGFQIVEALRVHNSIIPSVAKVRALELLKLVEMPDPEKAFDSYPHQLSGGQRQRAMIAQSLSCDPDMLIADEPTTALDVTIQAEILDLLRKLHQRLNSAIVIITHDMGVVADLATNVIVMKSGRIVERGSVREIFQSPKDPYTKQLLASVPHLGTGEATHVEIAERTTEPAISLKEVDIDYPKLGRVPAFRAVSGASFDIHPGEVVGVVGESGSGKTTIARAAVGLLPVAGGELTVAGRRMTGISQKDLRAVRREIGIVFQDPGSSLNPRWPIGQSIGEPLELSGQFSKKQQSDRVEELLEQVELPRSFRNRYPNELSGGQRQRVGIARALALRPKVLVADEPTSALDVSVQARVLALLQEIQKELQFACLFVSHDLAVVDLLADRIVVMNHGKIVEQGPTESILRNPQHPYTQKLIAAVPLPDPDQQQERRQLREALRDQQPPAA; from the coding sequence ATGAGCGCTCACGCGAACGGGGCGGACCCGATCGTCCCCATCCTCGAGGTCTCCGGCCTCGGCGTCGACTTCTGGGTCGGCGACGAGTGGATCCCCGCGGCCGTCGACATCGACTACAAGGTCAACCCCGGCGAGGTGCTCGCGATCGTCGGCGAGTCCGGCTCCGGCAAGTCGGTCAGCTCCATGTCGCTCCTCGGCCTCCTGCCGAAGAACGGCCGGGTCCAGGGCAGCGCGAAGCTCAAGGGCGTCGAGATGGTCGGCGCCGACCAGGCGACCCTGCGGAAGGCGCGCGGCAACGACATCGCCGTGATCTTCCAGGAGCCCATGACGGCGCTCAACCCCGTCTACACGGTGGGCTTCCAGATCGTGGAGGCCCTGCGCGTCCACAACTCGATCATCCCGTCGGTCGCCAAGGTGCGCGCGCTCGAGCTGCTGAAGCTCGTCGAGATGCCGGATCCCGAGAAGGCGTTCGACTCCTACCCGCACCAGCTGTCCGGCGGCCAGCGCCAGCGCGCGATGATCGCCCAGTCGCTGTCGTGCGACCCCGACATGCTCATCGCGGACGAGCCCACGACGGCGCTCGACGTGACGATCCAGGCCGAGATCCTCGACCTGCTCCGCAAGCTCCACCAGCGCCTCAACAGCGCGATCGTGATCATCACGCACGACATGGGCGTGGTGGCCGACCTCGCGACCAACGTCATCGTGATGAAGAGCGGCCGCATCGTCGAGCGCGGTTCCGTGCGCGAGATCTTCCAGTCGCCGAAGGACCCGTACACGAAGCAGCTGCTCGCGTCGGTGCCGCACCTCGGCACGGGCGAGGCGACGCACGTCGAGATCGCCGAGCGCACCACCGAGCCCGCCATCTCCCTCAAGGAGGTGGACATCGACTACCCGAAGCTCGGCCGCGTGCCGGCGTTCCGGGCGGTCTCGGGCGCGTCCTTCGACATCCACCCCGGCGAGGTCGTCGGCGTCGTGGGCGAGTCGGGATCCGGCAAGACCACCATCGCGCGCGCCGCGGTGGGCCTCCTGCCCGTCGCGGGCGGGGAGCTCACGGTCGCCGGGCGCCGCATGACCGGCATCTCGCAGAAGGACCTCCGGGCCGTGCGCCGCGAGATCGGCATCGTCTTCCAGGACCCGGGCTCCTCGCTCAACCCGCGCTGGCCCATCGGCCAGAGCATCGGCGAGCCGCTCGAGCTCTCGGGGCAGTTCTCGAAGAAGCAGCAGAGCGACCGGGTCGAGGAGCTCCTCGAGCAGGTGGAGCTGCCGCGGAGCTTCCGCAACCGCTACCCGAACGAGCTCTCCGGCGGGCAGCGCCAGCGCGTCGGCATCGCTCGCGCGCTCGCGCTCCGGCCCAAGGTGCTCGTCGCCGACGAGCCCACCTCCGCGCTCGACGTGTCGGTGCAGGCCCGCGTGCTCGCGCTGCTGCAGGAGATCCAGAAGGAGCTCCAGTTCGCGTGCCTGTTCGTGAGCCACGACCTGGCGGTGGTCGACCTGCTCGCCGACCGCATCGTCGTGATGAACCACGGCAAGATCGTGGAGCAGGGGCCGACCGAGTCGATCCTCCGGAACCCGCAGCACCCGTACACGCAGAAGCTCATCGCCGCGGTGCCGCTGCCGGATCCCGACCAGCAGCAGGAGCGCCGCCAGCTCCGCGAGGCGCTGCGCGACCAGCAGCCGCCCGCGGCCTGA
- a CDS encoding PH domain-containing protein yields MDQPVVIRPSFGRLLTVIVSAIAVLVLVSTVVGGRADLLPTAVWGPVMLAYASWLVFWHPRVRIATEGVEIRNVLRTHDISWPAIRDVDTKWALSITTAHERVTAWAAPAPGRHSNAYITTKEERTQPYLSAMMQDARRGDLPRTDSGDAATVIRLRLADLREAGHLGGPVEEEAPRVRTHWAEIGVLAALVAATVLTGLL; encoded by the coding sequence ATGGATCAGCCCGTCGTCATCCGCCCGTCGTTCGGACGCCTGCTGACCGTGATCGTCTCGGCGATCGCGGTCCTGGTGCTCGTGAGCACCGTGGTCGGAGGTCGGGCCGACCTCCTGCCGACGGCGGTGTGGGGCCCGGTGATGCTGGCCTACGCGTCGTGGCTCGTCTTCTGGCACCCGCGGGTGCGCATCGCGACCGAGGGCGTCGAGATCCGCAACGTCCTCCGCACGCACGACATCTCGTGGCCCGCCATCCGCGACGTCGACACCAAGTGGGCCCTGAGCATCACGACCGCGCACGAGCGCGTCACGGCGTGGGCCGCTCCCGCGCCCGGCCGGCACTCGAACGCCTACATCACCACGAAGGAGGAGCGGACGCAGCCGTACCTCAGCGCCATGATGCAGGACGCGCGTCGCGGCGACCTCCCGCGCACCGACTCCGGCGACGCGGCCACGGTGATCCGCCTGCGCCTGGCCGACCTCCGCGAGGCGGGCCACCTGGGCGGCCCGGTCGAGGAGGAGGCCCCGCGCGTGCGCACGCACTGGGCGGAGATCGGCGTGCTCGCGGCGCTCGTCGCCGCGACGGTGCTGACCGGCCTGCTCTGA